In a genomic window of Micromonospora cremea:
- a CDS encoding MDR family MFS transporter, translating into MTQATAPTRATGVDMTHRQILEALSGLLLGMFVAILSSTVVSNALPRIITELHGGQSAYTWVVTSALLATTATTPIWGKLADLTSKKLLVQLSLGIYVLGSVLAGAAQGTSELIACRVLQGIGAGGLTALAQVIMATMIAPRERGRYSGYLGAVLAVGTIGGPLIGGVIVDTSWLGWRWCFYVGVPFAIAALVVLQKTLHLPVVKRKAQIDWWGATLITAAVSLLLIWVSLAGNQFDWTSWQSAVMVIGALVLGALAIRVETRAAEPMIPPRLFRNRTITLAVVASIAVGVGMFGASVFLGQYFQISRGQSPTMSGLMTLPMILGLLVASTLSGRIITKTGRWKRFLVIGTALLTAGFALMGTLRADTSFTLLGIYMALVGIGLGMTMQNLVLAVQNTVGTHELGAASSMVAFFRSLGGAIGVSALGAVLGHKVTGYTSEGLARLGISASSSGGGGVLPDVHTLPGPIRAVVESAYGHGAGDIFLAAAPFALIALIAVSFIKEVPLRQHAGSPVGTEVEQESTIGAGAGAAVVRTGEQR; encoded by the coding sequence ATGACCCAGGCGACAGCGCCCACCCGGGCGACCGGCGTCGACATGACCCACCGGCAGATCCTGGAGGCACTCTCCGGTCTGCTGCTGGGCATGTTCGTCGCGATCCTCTCCTCCACGGTCGTCTCGAACGCGCTGCCGCGGATCATCACCGAGCTGCACGGCGGTCAGTCCGCGTACACCTGGGTGGTCACCTCGGCCCTGCTCGCGACCACCGCGACCACCCCCATCTGGGGCAAGCTCGCCGACCTGACCAGCAAGAAGCTCCTGGTCCAACTCTCCCTGGGGATCTACGTGCTGGGCTCGGTGCTGGCCGGCGCCGCACAGGGCACCAGTGAGCTGATCGCCTGCCGGGTGCTCCAGGGCATCGGCGCCGGCGGCCTCACCGCGCTGGCCCAGGTGATCATGGCGACCATGATCGCGCCGCGCGAGCGGGGCCGCTACAGCGGCTACCTCGGCGCCGTGTTGGCCGTCGGCACCATCGGCGGCCCGCTGATCGGCGGCGTGATCGTCGACACCTCGTGGCTGGGCTGGCGCTGGTGCTTCTACGTCGGCGTGCCGTTCGCCATCGCCGCGCTGGTCGTGCTCCAGAAGACCCTGCACCTGCCGGTCGTGAAGCGGAAGGCGCAGATCGACTGGTGGGGCGCCACGCTGATCACCGCGGCCGTCTCGTTGCTGCTGATCTGGGTCTCGCTCGCCGGTAACCAGTTCGACTGGACCTCCTGGCAGTCCGCCGTCATGGTGATCGGCGCGCTGGTGCTCGGCGCGCTGGCGATCCGGGTGGAGACCCGGGCCGCCGAGCCGATGATCCCGCCACGGCTGTTCCGCAACCGCACCATCACCCTGGCCGTCGTCGCGAGCATCGCGGTCGGCGTGGGCATGTTCGGCGCCTCGGTCTTCCTCGGCCAGTACTTCCAGATCAGCCGCGGCCAGAGCCCGACGATGTCCGGCCTCATGACCCTGCCGATGATCCTCGGTCTACTGGTCGCCTCGACGCTGAGCGGTCGGATCATCACCAAGACCGGCCGCTGGAAGCGGTTCCTGGTGATCGGTACGGCGCTGCTCACGGCCGGCTTCGCGCTGATGGGCACGCTCCGGGCGGACACGAGCTTCACCCTGCTCGGCATCTACATGGCGCTGGTCGGCATCGGCCTCGGCATGACCATGCAGAACCTGGTCCTCGCCGTGCAGAACACCGTCGGCACGCACGAGCTCGGCGCGGCCAGCTCGATGGTGGCGTTCTTCCGCAGCCTGGGCGGCGCGATCGGCGTCTCCGCGCTCGGCGCGGTGCTCGGCCACAAGGTCACGGGCTACACGTCCGAGGGCCTGGCCCGGCTCGGCATCTCCGCGTCCAGCTCGGGCGGCGGTGGCGTCCTCCCCGACGTGCACACCCTGCCCGGCCCGATCCGGGCAGTGGTGGAGAGCGCGTACGGTCACGGCGCCGGCGACATCTTCCTGGCCGCTGCCCCCTTCGCGCTGATCGCGCTGATCGCTGTGAGCTTCATCAAGGAGGTGCCGCTGCGGCAGCACGCCGGCTCCCCGGTCGGCACCGAAGTCGAGCAAGAATCAACCATCGGGGCGGGCGCTGGTGCCGCCGTCGTCCGTACCGGCGAGCAGAGGTGA
- a CDS encoding MarR family winged helix-turn-helix transcriptional regulator, protein MDDERLPEPIRAVEHELTALLRRGRAVSWEIAREVHPNLEPNTYGLLLWLRRSGSIRLTELAGRLGVGKGTLSRQINGLEALGLVHRDPDPSDRRAAQISLTEEGQRRFDVARSARLGEFLRALDGWPARDVEEFARLLGRFNDSWI, encoded by the coding sequence GTGGACGACGAGCGCCTGCCGGAGCCGATCCGGGCGGTCGAGCATGAACTGACGGCCCTGCTGCGTCGTGGCCGGGCGGTCTCCTGGGAGATCGCCCGGGAGGTGCACCCGAACCTCGAACCGAACACCTACGGGCTGCTGCTCTGGCTGCGCCGGAGTGGCTCGATCCGGTTGACCGAGTTGGCGGGACGGCTCGGGGTGGGCAAGGGGACGCTGAGCCGGCAGATCAACGGGCTGGAAGCGCTCGGCCTGGTCCACCGCGACCCCGATCCCAGTGATCGGCGGGCCGCGCAGATCAGCCTCACCGAGGAGGGTCAGCGCCGGTTCGACGTCGCCCGGTCCGCCCGGTTGGGGGAGTTCCTGCGCGCCCTGGACGGCTGGCCGGCCCGGGACGTCGAGGAGTTCGCCCGGCTGCTCGGCCGGTTCAACGACTCCTGGATCTGA
- a CDS encoding alkaline phosphatase D family protein, which translates to MPAAHLLIGPLLRRVVDTRATIWVETAAPAVVTVRTADGATGTAPTFSAYDHHYALVVVEGLTPDSATTYEVLVDDELVWPVPSSGFPPSVIRTRAADDRDQPVSLLFGSCRETTQHATTRKLPPDALDAYARRLMADPEASRLPDLLVLLGDQVYADVTSPTVRRLLRRRRRRPKDAPADQVVSFDEYTKLYLESWRDPEIRWLLSTVPSVMIFDDHEIIDDWNTSAAWRDEVREQPWWSERIGSGLASYWVYQHLGNLSPGDVAADPVFAKVAAAEDATGVLREFGHRVDQESDLAHDTERWRAVQYQWSYALDLGRTRLVMLDNRCSRVLDRGNRAMLPPGEWSWFLDQAHGVYDHLVVGASLPWLLPQGIHHIEAWNEKLADSRRPWVARGAEKLRRALDLEHWAAFRRSFEALAETFARIGTGTPSRSGARVGAGPAYAPPASISVLSGDVHHSYVARARFADPAVVTPVHQLTCSPIHNQVPAGIRPLMRLGWSAGPAGATRTLARSAGVRHPGVRWRKLAGPYFGNAVATLTHRGRAAEVTIEGTTKDGRLRRVMHRQLSGNG; encoded by the coding sequence ATGCCCGCCGCACACCTGCTCATCGGCCCCCTCCTGCGGCGCGTGGTGGACACCCGGGCGACCATCTGGGTGGAGACGGCGGCTCCCGCTGTGGTCACCGTCCGCACCGCGGACGGCGCCACCGGCACCGCACCGACCTTCTCGGCGTACGACCACCACTACGCGCTCGTGGTGGTGGAGGGGCTCACCCCGGACAGCGCGACGACCTACGAGGTGCTGGTCGACGACGAGCTGGTCTGGCCCGTGCCGAGCAGTGGCTTCCCGCCGAGCGTGATCCGCACCCGGGCCGCCGACGACCGCGACCAGCCGGTCAGCCTGCTCTTCGGCTCATGCCGGGAGACCACCCAGCACGCCACCACCCGCAAGCTCCCGCCGGACGCGCTGGACGCGTACGCCCGGCGGTTGATGGCTGACCCCGAGGCGAGCCGACTGCCCGACCTCCTGGTGCTGCTCGGCGACCAGGTCTACGCCGACGTCACCTCACCGACGGTGCGCCGGCTGCTGCGCCGGCGCCGGCGGCGACCGAAGGACGCCCCGGCCGACCAGGTGGTGAGCTTCGACGAGTACACGAAGCTCTACCTGGAGTCCTGGCGGGATCCGGAGATCCGCTGGCTGCTCTCCACCGTGCCGAGCGTGATGATCTTCGACGACCACGAGATCATCGACGACTGGAACACCTCGGCGGCCTGGCGGGACGAGGTCCGCGAGCAGCCGTGGTGGTCCGAGCGGATCGGCAGCGGGCTCGCCTCCTACTGGGTCTACCAGCACCTGGGCAACCTCTCCCCGGGCGACGTCGCCGCCGACCCGGTCTTCGCGAAGGTCGCCGCCGCCGAGGACGCCACCGGCGTGCTGCGCGAGTTCGGGCACCGCGTCGACCAGGAGTCCGACCTGGCGCACGACACCGAGCGCTGGCGCGCGGTGCAGTACCAGTGGAGTTACGCGCTGGACCTGGGCCGGACCCGGCTGGTGATGCTGGACAACCGGTGCAGCCGGGTGCTCGACCGGGGCAACCGGGCGATGCTGCCGCCGGGTGAGTGGTCCTGGTTCCTCGACCAGGCGCACGGGGTCTACGACCACCTGGTGGTCGGCGCCTCGCTGCCCTGGCTGCTGCCGCAGGGCATCCACCACATCGAGGCGTGGAACGAGAAGCTCGCCGACTCGCGCCGGCCCTGGGTGGCGCGCGGGGCGGAGAAGCTGCGGCGGGCTCTGGACCTGGAGCACTGGGCGGCCTTCCGGCGCTCCTTCGAGGCGCTCGCGGAGACCTTCGCCCGGATCGGCACCGGCACCCCGAGCCGGTCCGGCGCTCGGGTCGGCGCCGGCCCGGCGTACGCCCCGCCGGCGTCGATCAGCGTGCTGTCCGGGGATGTGCACCACTCGTACGTGGCCCGGGCCCGGTTCGCCGACCCGGCGGTGGTCACTCCGGTGCACCAGCTCACCTGTTCGCCGATCCACAACCAGGTGCCGGCCGGCATCCGTCCGCTGATGCGGCTCGGCTGGTCGGCCGGCCCGGCGGGGGCGACCCGGACGCTGGCCCGCTCTGCCGGTGTCCGCCACCCGGGGGTGCGCTGGCGCAAGCTGGCCGGCCCCTACTTCGGCAACGCGGTGGCCACTCTGACCCATCGGGGGCGCGCGGCTGAGGTAACCATCGAGGGCACGACCAAGGACGGGCGACTACGCCGGGTGATGCACCGCCAGCTCTCCGGCAACGGCTGA
- the ftsY gene encoding signal recognition particle-docking protein FtsY produces the protein MAEYLVLALVLLGVLIVGTVGLVVPRLRRRPEPPLPRTEVDTRAEEDLAGPPVEAPESDLSTGVLVEPPPVIEVPTVEVPEPTAGRLVRLRSRLSRSQNVFGKSLLGLLARDHLDEDAWEEIEDSLITADVGVDATRDIVDRLRERTRVLGTRSAFELRALLAAELVNALDPTLDRTLKTTPKDGVPAVLLVVGVNGAGKTTTCGKIARVLVADGRSVLLGAADTFRAAAADQLQTWGERVGAETVRGPEAADPASVAFDAVKRGIDTRVDTVLIDTAGRLQNKVGLMDELGKVKRVVEKHGPIDETILILDATTGQNGLEQARVFTEVVNVTGVVLTKLDGTAKGGIVIAVQRKLGIPVKLVGLGEGKDDLAPFDPVQFVDALLGVEAGRDA, from the coding sequence ATGGCCGAATATCTCGTCCTCGCTCTGGTCCTGCTCGGTGTGCTGATCGTCGGCACAGTCGGGCTGGTCGTGCCGCGATTGCGGCGTCGGCCCGAGCCCCCACTGCCGCGCACCGAGGTCGACACCCGGGCCGAAGAGGATCTCGCCGGCCCGCCGGTCGAGGCACCGGAGTCCGATCTGTCCACCGGTGTCCTCGTCGAGCCGCCACCGGTCATCGAGGTGCCGACCGTCGAGGTGCCCGAGCCGACCGCCGGGCGGCTGGTCCGGCTCCGCTCGCGGCTGTCCCGCTCGCAGAACGTCTTCGGCAAGAGCCTGCTCGGCCTGCTCGCCCGCGACCACCTCGACGAGGACGCCTGGGAGGAGATCGAGGACAGCCTGATCACCGCCGACGTCGGCGTCGACGCCACCCGCGACATCGTCGACCGGCTGCGCGAACGCACCCGGGTGCTGGGCACCCGCTCGGCCTTCGAGCTGCGCGCGCTGCTCGCCGCCGAGCTGGTCAACGCGCTCGACCCGACGCTGGACCGGACGCTGAAGACCACTCCCAAGGACGGCGTGCCGGCGGTGCTGCTGGTGGTCGGGGTCAACGGCGCCGGCAAGACCACCACCTGCGGCAAGATCGCCCGGGTGCTGGTCGCCGACGGTCGCAGCGTGCTGCTCGGCGCGGCCGACACCTTCCGGGCCGCCGCCGCCGACCAGCTGCAGACCTGGGGGGAGCGGGTCGGCGCGGAGACCGTCCGCGGTCCCGAGGCCGCCGATCCGGCCAGCGTCGCCTTCGACGCGGTCAAGCGCGGCATCGACACCCGCGTGGACACCGTGCTGATCGACACCGCCGGCCGGCTGCAGAACAAGGTCGGCCTGATGGACGAGCTGGGCAAGGTCAAGCGGGTGGTGGAGAAGCACGGCCCGATCGACGAGACGATCCTGATCCTCGACGCCACCACCGGCCAGAACGGCCTGGAGCAGGCCCGGGTCTTCACCGAGGTGGTCAACGTGACCGGCGTGGTGCTGACCAAGCTCGACGGCACCGCCAAGGGCGGCATCGTGATCGCCGTGCAGCGCAAGCTCGGCATCCCGGTCAAGCTGGTCGGCCTCGGCGAGGGCAAGGACGACCTGGCCCCGTTCGATCCGGTGCAGTTCGTCGATGCCTTGCTGGGCGTCGAGGCCGGACGGGACGCGTAG
- a CDS encoding aminoglycoside phosphotransferase family protein → MTTDDRAYAGWRDPGHPSQRLGRPYVTSQEIPLHGGNVSTVVRVGDTVRRNAGPWTPSVHALLRHLEYVGFTGAPRALGMDERNREVLSYLEGECGEYPLAPHWVTDEALVTVATMLRMFHDAQYGFTPPPGAVWRSFGPPPPDTEVICHHDAAPHNVIWRPDGTLGLIDFDLASPGARIYDVAYAAWTWVPIFADRDSITLGWKRPDRPRRLRLFADAYGLIPRDRHRLIRTIRKRIVDHVEGIRRMAAAGEPAFVRIVHKGHLRRPMRDLRLLDYERHALENALR, encoded by the coding sequence GTGACCACTGACGATCGCGCGTACGCGGGCTGGCGCGACCCCGGCCACCCCTCGCAGCGCCTCGGGAGACCGTACGTGACTTCGCAGGAGATCCCGCTGCACGGCGGCAACGTGAGCACCGTGGTCCGGGTCGGTGACACGGTCCGCCGCAACGCCGGGCCGTGGACCCCCTCGGTGCACGCCCTGCTGCGCCACCTGGAGTACGTCGGGTTCACCGGCGCCCCCCGGGCGCTCGGCATGGACGAGCGCAACCGCGAGGTGCTCTCGTACCTGGAGGGGGAGTGCGGGGAATACCCGCTCGCCCCGCACTGGGTGACCGACGAGGCCCTGGTCACGGTGGCCACCATGCTGCGGATGTTCCACGACGCCCAGTACGGCTTCACCCCGCCGCCGGGGGCGGTCTGGCGCTCGTTCGGGCCGCCGCCACCGGACACCGAGGTCATCTGCCACCACGACGCCGCCCCGCACAACGTGATCTGGCGGCCGGACGGCACCCTCGGGCTGATCGACTTCGACCTGGCCTCGCCGGGCGCACGGATCTACGACGTGGCGTACGCGGCCTGGACCTGGGTGCCGATCTTCGCCGACCGCGACTCGATCACCCTGGGCTGGAAGCGGCCGGACCGGCCCCGCCGGCTGCGGCTCTTCGCCGACGCGTACGGGCTGATCCCCCGGGATCGGCACCGGCTGATCCGGACCATCCGCAAGCGGATCGTCGACCACGTCGAGGGCATCCGCCGGATGGCCGCAGCCGGTGAGCCCGCCTTCGTCCGAATCGTGCACAAGGGCCACCTGCGCCGGCCGATGCGCGACCTGCGGCTGCTCGACTACGAGCGGCACGCCCTGGAGAACGCGCTGCGCTGA
- a CDS encoding ammonium transporter yields MEINTGNTAWLLLSSALVLLMTPGLALFYGGLNRSKGVLNMMMMSFSAIGLISVLWVIYGFTLAFGTNGNAGVNNVIGSFTQYLGTETSFIGEEWLFLGAGTGIPTYVFMVFQMMFAIITVALISGAVSDRLKFSGWLLFAFAWFTLVYLPVAHWVWGGGFIGSKIKALDFAGGTAVHINAGAAALGLVLILGKRVGWPRESFKPHNVPLVALGAGLLWFGWFGFNAGSELTVDGTTAVAFVNTQVATAAGVLGWIVVEWIRSGKPTLVGASSGAIAGLVAITPACGFIAPLPSVLLGLIAGAVCAYAVGLKYKLGFDDSLDVVGVHFVAGWIGSLFIGLFATLQVNSAIEGLGASEGLFYGGGVTQLGRQALASGIVSVYSFGVAVLIALAVKAVIGLRADADDEVAGIDVAEHAESAYDLSPTTGSSGGGAFAMAGLTSGSGKPTPEAAAEPAAAPVGEKIAG; encoded by the coding sequence GTGGAGATCAACACCGGCAACACCGCCTGGTTGCTCTTGTCGTCTGCGCTCGTGCTGCTCATGACGCCGGGTCTGGCACTGTTCTACGGCGGGCTGAACCGGTCCAAGGGCGTGCTCAACATGATGATGATGAGCTTCTCCGCGATCGGGCTCATCTCTGTTCTTTGGGTCATCTACGGCTTCACCCTGGCGTTCGGCACCAACGGCAACGCCGGGGTCAACAACGTGATCGGCAGCTTCACCCAGTACCTCGGCACGGAGACCAGCTTCATCGGCGAGGAGTGGCTCTTCCTCGGCGCGGGGACCGGCATCCCCACGTACGTCTTCATGGTCTTCCAGATGATGTTCGCGATCATCACGGTCGCCCTGATTAGCGGCGCGGTCTCCGACCGGTTGAAGTTCTCCGGCTGGCTGCTCTTCGCGTTCGCCTGGTTCACCCTCGTCTACCTGCCGGTGGCGCACTGGGTGTGGGGCGGCGGCTTCATCGGCTCCAAGATCAAGGCACTGGACTTCGCCGGCGGTACCGCCGTGCACATCAACGCCGGCGCCGCGGCGCTCGGCCTGGTGCTGATCCTCGGCAAGCGGGTCGGCTGGCCCCGGGAGAGCTTCAAGCCGCACAACGTGCCGCTGGTCGCGCTCGGCGCCGGCCTGCTCTGGTTCGGCTGGTTCGGCTTCAACGCGGGCTCGGAGTTGACCGTCGACGGCACCACCGCGGTCGCCTTCGTCAACACCCAGGTCGCCACGGCCGCCGGCGTGCTCGGCTGGATCGTGGTGGAGTGGATCCGCAGCGGCAAGCCGACCCTGGTCGGGGCCTCCTCCGGGGCCATCGCGGGCCTGGTCGCCATCACCCCGGCCTGTGGCTTCATCGCACCGTTGCCGTCGGTGCTGCTCGGCCTCATCGCCGGTGCGGTCTGCGCCTACGCGGTCGGCCTGAAGTACAAGCTCGGCTTCGACGACTCCCTCGACGTGGTGGGCGTGCACTTCGTGGCCGGCTGGATCGGGTCGCTGTTCATCGGCCTCTTCGCCACCCTGCAGGTCAACTCGGCGATCGAGGGCCTGGGTGCCAGCGAGGGCCTGTTCTACGGCGGTGGGGTGACCCAGCTCGGCCGGCAGGCGCTGGCCAGCGGCATCGTCTCGGTCTACTCCTTCGGGGTGGCGGTGCTGATCGCCCTCGCGGTCAAGGCCGTGATCGGCCTGCGCGCCGACGCCGACGACGAGGTCGCCGGCATCGACGTCGCCGAGCACGCGGAGAGCGCGTACGACCTCTCGCCCACCACGGGCAGCAGCGGCGGTGGTGCCTTCGCGATGGCCGGGCTCACCTCGGGTTCCGGGAAGCCGACGCCGGAGGCCGCCGCCGAACCGGCCGCCGCGCCCGTGGGCGAGAAGATCGCCGGTTGA
- a CDS encoding RNA-guided endonuclease InsQ/TnpB family protein: MGHAVKRTYKYRCYPSPEQAEQLNRTFGCVRKVYNLALDARTRAWSVDRQSTTYVQTSAWLTEWKRTDELAFLNEVSSVPLQQALRHLQAALAAFWDKRSRYPRFKSKRRSRASAEYTRSAFRWRNRQLTLAKMDTPLAIVWSRPLPEGAQLSTVTVSRDAAGRWFVSLLVEDPTIKTLSPVDSAVGVDAGITSLVTLSTGEKVTNPRHERADRRKLAKAQRELSRKAKDSRNRAKARLKVARIHARVADRRRDLLHKLSTRLVRENQTVVIEDLSVRSMLRNHSLARAISNAAWSGLRKMIEYKAAWYGRQVITVDRWYPSSKTCSTCGQINTSMPLSVRSWTCSGCCTTHDRDINAAKNILAAGLAER, from the coding sequence ATGGGTCATGCGGTGAAGCGGACGTACAAGTACCGCTGTTACCCGTCCCCCGAGCAGGCCGAGCAGCTCAACCGCACCTTCGGCTGCGTTCGGAAGGTTTACAACCTGGCCCTCGACGCCCGCACTCGAGCATGGTCCGTGGATCGACAGAGCACCACCTACGTGCAAACCTCGGCCTGGCTGACCGAGTGGAAACGCACCGACGAACTCGCTTTCCTGAATGAGGTCAGCTCGGTGCCGCTCCAGCAGGCTTTGCGGCATCTTCAGGCGGCGCTCGCCGCGTTCTGGGACAAGCGGTCCCGCTACCCCCGGTTCAAGTCGAAGCGCAGGTCGAGAGCGTCGGCGGAGTACACCCGCTCGGCGTTCCGTTGGCGTAACAGGCAGCTCACTCTGGCCAAAATGGACACCCCGCTGGCGATCGTGTGGTCCCGTCCCCTGCCCGAGGGGGCGCAGCTGTCGACGGTCACGGTGTCCCGGGATGCCGCCGGGCGGTGGTTCGTGTCCCTGCTGGTCGAAGATCCGACCATCAAGACGCTGTCGCCGGTGGACTCGGCGGTCGGGGTGGATGCCGGGATCACCAGTCTGGTCACCCTCTCCACCGGGGAGAAGGTCACGAACCCGCGGCACGAACGCGCCGATCGGCGCAAGCTCGCCAAAGCCCAGCGGGAGCTGTCCCGCAAGGCCAAGGACTCCCGCAACCGGGCCAAGGCCAGGTTGAAGGTGGCCCGCATCCATGCCCGCGTCGCCGATCGGCGGCGTGACCTGCTGCACAAGCTGAGCACTCGACTCGTCCGCGAGAACCAAACGGTCGTGATCGAAGACCTCAGCGTGCGCAGCATGCTGCGAAACCACAGCCTGGCCCGGGCCATCTCCAACGCGGCCTGGTCCGGCCTCCGCAAGATGATCGAGTACAAGGCCGCCTGGTACGGCCGGCAGGTGATCACCGTCGACCGGTGGTACCCGTCGTCCAAGACCTGCTCGACGTGCGGCCAGATCAACACCTCCATGCCGCTGTCGGTCCGCTCGTGGACGTGCTCCGGCTGCTGCACGACCCACGACCGAGACATCAATGCAGCGAAGAACATCCTCGCCGCCGGGCTGGCGGAGAGGTGA
- a CDS encoding P-II family nitrogen regulator: MKLVTAVIKPYQLDAVKEALHALGVAGLTVSEVQGYGRQKGHTEVYRGAEYTVEFLPKIKVEVLTDEIDVDKIVDAIVGAARTGKIGDGKVWVTGVEEVVRVRTGERGLDAL; this comes from the coding sequence ATGAAACTGGTGACCGCGGTCATCAAGCCCTATCAGCTGGACGCGGTGAAGGAGGCTCTGCACGCCCTCGGGGTGGCCGGGCTGACCGTCAGCGAGGTCCAGGGGTACGGGCGACAGAAGGGGCACACCGAGGTCTACCGGGGTGCCGAGTACACGGTCGAGTTCCTGCCCAAGATCAAGGTCGAGGTGCTCACCGACGAGATCGACGTCGACAAGATCGTGGACGCCATCGTCGGTGCCGCCCGCACGGGCAAGATCGGCGACGGCAAGGTCTGGGTGACCGGCGTCGAGGAGGTCGTCCGGGTGCGTACCGGCGAACGCGGCCTCGACGCCCTGTAG